The following is a genomic window from Synechococcus sp. JA-2-3B'a(2-13).
AAACTTGAGGAGGGCATTGCCCACAAAGCCGTCACACACCACCACATCAAACTCCCCGGTCAGCACATCCCGCCCCTCGGCATTGCCGGCGAAATGGATCCCTGGCAACTGGGCCAGACGCTGGTGGGTGGCCAGAGCCAAATCATTGCCCTTGTTGGGCTCCTCGCCGATGTTGAGCAGGCCCACCCGCGGCTTCTCGATCCCCAGCACGCACTGGCAGTAGAGGGATCCCATGCGGGCAAACTGCTCCAAAAAGCGGGGCCGGCAATCCACATTGGCCCCCACATCCAGCAGCAGCACCGGCTTGCCTTTCAAAGTGGGCAAAAGAGCGCCAATGGCCGGGCGATCGATCCCTGCCAGCCGGCCCAAATTCAGGTAGGCCGCAGCCATCGCTGCTCCGGTATTCCCGGCGGCCACCACGGCATCCGCTTGGTTGGAGCGCACCTGTTGCATCGAGATGTTGATGGAGGCTTTGGGCTTTTTGCGCACCATCAGCGGCTCTTCCGCCATGCCCACATCCTCTTCGGCAGGCACGATGGTGATCCCAGCAGGCAAGGGTTGGGGCAGAAAGGGCTTGAGGGAATCTGGACGACCGACTAGTGCAATCCCGACCCGGAGCTGCCGATGGGCCAGCAGGGCGCCCTTGATGATCTCTTCGGGAGCGTAGTCACCCCCCATCGCATCGACCGCAATTCGCACAAGCTGACCTCACACTGGAATATCCTTGGCAACTGCAAGCAGGAAGCGGGGCAAAACGCACTAACCTCTGCAGTCCCCTCGCCCGAGAATTGGGAGCCCCAGTGGCTGCAGGGTGCTAGCGAATTTTACCAGATTTGTTTTCCTCAATTAAGGCCGCAGTTCCCCTTGCGCCGGTTCTCCCCACCCCCCACAGGAAACGTGAACTCCCTCACGCCTGCGCGAGGGTAGCCAAGAGAGAGTGTACCTGCTGGACGTGGTCGCGTGCGGTGGAGTTTCTGGCTTGGTGTTGGCTCAGCTCCGTCTCCAACTGCGCCAATTCTCCTGCCAACGCTGCCCACCGATCCCGCTCTGGGTAGAGGGTGGCCTGCAGGTGATTGAGGCGACCCCAGGTTTCTGCCATGGCCTGGGCGCGCGCCCGCAGGGATCCCTCCTCTTGCTCCAGGTGTTGCCACTGCTGCTCCAATTCCTGCCGTTGGCGGGCGAGCTGCTCCTGCTGAGAAGGCAAGGACGATTCCAGTTGTTGAATGAGGGTTTGCAGACGACCTTTTTCTTGGAGAAGATCCTGCTTCTGGCTGCCGATCTGTTCCAGGAGCGGC
Proteins encoded in this region:
- the plsX gene encoding phosphate acyltransferase PlsX; the encoded protein is MGGDYAPEEIIKGALLAHRQLRVGIALVGRPDSLKPFLPQPLPAGITIVPAEEDVGMAEEPLMVRKKPKASINISMQQVRSNQADAVVAAGNTGAAMAAAYLNLGRLAGIDRPAIGALLPTLKGKPVLLLDVGANVDCRPRFLEQFARMGSLYCQCVLGIEKPRVGLLNIGEEPNKGNDLALATHQRLAQLPGIHFAGNAEGRDVLTGEFDVVVCDGFVGNALLKFAESVGQVITQVLREELPRGWRGKLGCWLLRPNLKQVKRRMDYVEYGGALLLGVNGICVITHGSSKAPMVYHAIRLAKEAAEQKILQRLQAEMVDPREPESNPRRRTRPLQVYSGSGPEVLPLGSLERTSSRCPEPVEDAQP